AGCTGGCCGAGGAGCGGCGGCTGGCCTACGTCGGAATCACCCGGGCGCAGGAGCGGCTCTACGTCTCCCGCTCGGAGGTCCGCCGGAACTGGGGCACGCCGCAGTGGTTCCCGGCCTCCCGATTCCTGGACGAGATCCCCGCCGAGCTCATCGACTGGAAGCGCACCTCGCAGCGCAGCGCGTTGACTGCGTTGGCCGCCCCGTCGAGCAGCATCCGGTCCGCTCCGGGGCGCCCCGGGAACCGCCCTGCGGTCGAGGTCGTGTCGCTGGTGGTCGGCGACCGCGTCACCCACGACACCTTCGGGCTCGGCACGGTCGTCGCGGTCGCCGGCGTGGCCGACAAGGCCGAGGCGACGGTGGATTTCGGCGACGGCGCACCGAAAAGGTTGCTGTTGCGCTACGCACCCGTCGACAAATTGTGACGATCACCACGACCGGCTGTGAATTCGCCACCGATCGCGAATTCCAGCCTTTTTCACTAGGCCGTTCGAGTTTATAAAACGCATGTGCCCGCTCGATCCTGGGGCGGGCACAGCGGCAGAGCGCCGCGCTCCGGGCGGCGGCGGAATCTGGCCGACCCGGCGACCATCCACGGCCGGCGGGGTGCCCCGCGCGGCGGAGGGGAAAATTCCATGATTCGCACCTCCATGCCCCGAGGGCTCGTCGTCCTCGGCGTGCTCGCTCCGGTTGTCGGCCTGGGCCTGGCGCCCGCGGCAAACGCGGCCGGGCCCAGCAATGCGACCCTGTCCTCGATCGTCTCCACCAGCGGTACGGTCGGGTCGTCGGTCACTGACACGGCGACCCTTACCGGCGCCACGAGCGACGCGAGCGGCACGATCCTCTTCACGCTGTTCACCGGCGGCGCCTGCGGGGGCTCGGTCGCCTTCCAGGACGTCGAATACGTGAGCTCCGGGGCCGCAACCTCGGCCGCCTACACCCCTCTGGCCGCCGGCACTTACTCGTTCCTGGCGGTTTACAGCGGCGATCTGAAGAACAGTGGGGCCACCGCGGCGTGCGCCTCGGTGACGCTCAGCAAGACCACCCCGACGCTCTCCAGCTCGCCCAACGTCACGCCCCCGGGCACCTCCTGACAGAGCCACGGCGCCGTTCCTACCGTTGACACCTTATTCCTCCAGCTTCGCCTGAATCCTCTCCGGGGCGTGCCGCCCCGGAGAGGATTTGTCGTGCCCGCACGATTCTTCGTGAATCGAGGCCAGACGCCTCATACAACCTACGACGATTCATGCATTGCCCCATTCGGGCCTATAAAAGTGTGCGCTCCGGGCCGATTCTGAACCTCACCGCGAGCATTCGCGGCGCTGGTCGGATGATTGGGAGCCGGAATTCCAATGGGCAGCAGACCGACGCGTCTGAGCGCCGCGCGAATCGCGCTGTGCAGCCTGCTCGCGCTCGCGACGGGCACCGGCGTCGCGGCCGCGGCGCAGATCACGACGCCAGGCAACAGAAGCGCCGTCGGACTGTCGGGCGGACCCGCGTCGGGCGGGACCTATCCGGTTGTGGGAACCACGATCCGGGACCGGGCGACCCTCACCGGCGGATTCCACCCGACTGGGACGATCACCTTCACGCTGTACGACGACCCGGGGTCATGCACGGGCGGGGTTTTCCAGGACTCCGAGACGGTGGCGCCGACCGGGACGGTCACCTCGCAGCCGTACATCGCGAGCGTGGCGGGTACCTACCAGTGGGTAGCCGCTTACAGCGGCGACCCGAACAACAACGCGGTGACCGGCAGCTGCTCGGACGTGAGCGAGCGGGTCACGGTCGTGCCCAGCGGCTCCGGTCCGGGAGAGCCGGGCGGCCCGGGTGGCCACGGCTGCGGCGACTGCGATCACCACCGGGGATACCACCAGTGGTGGCGTTACCACCGCATCCATCACGGGGGACACCACTGGTGGCGCTACCACCGGATCCACAGCCGACCGCACCACTGGGCGCACCGTCACCACCACTGGCCGTGGGCCGATCAGTTTTGACGGCCCCCGCGGCCGGCCGGACGGTTCGGTGACCTAGGGTTCGGCGTCGGCTACGGGTGCATCCCGTGGGCGCGGAGCCACGGCATCGGGTCGACGGCTGGCCCACCGCCCGGGTGCACCTCGAGGTGCAGGTGCGGGCCGGTCGTGTTACCCGTCGAGCCGACCAGGCCGATCAGCTGGCCGGCGACCACCGGGCCGCTGTGCACGATGATCCTTGACTGGTGGGCGTACCAGATCTCGGTGCCGTCGGCGAGGCGCTCGATCGTTTTCCAGCCGTAGGCGCCGTCCCAGCCGGAGAACACGACCGTGCCGCTGGCCAAGGCGTGAATCTGGGTGCCGGTCGGGCAGGCGAAGTCCTGGCCGGTGTGGCCGTGTGACCACAGGCCGCCACCCTCGCCGAAGCCGGCGGTCAGGTGGTAGGCGTGCACCGGCAGGAAGAACTCCTTGGCCAGCGCGGCCAACCGGGTCGCGCGAAGCTGGGCCAGCTTCAAGGCCTTGGCCAGCGCCGACTGGTTCGCCTGCTGCTGCAGCCGGGCGGCCAGCACGCCGCGGGCCTTGTCGCGGCTCGCGCGGGCCGCGGACGGGTCGGTCGCGGGGGCCTGCGGCAGCTTGGCCATGGCCAACGTGGAGGCGCCGGCCAGATCGGTTCCGGTCGTACCGAATCCGATGCCGCCGGTGGTGGTGGCCAGCGCACCGACCGCGGCGATCGCCACTGCGGCGGCACCGGCGACCAACGCCGGGTTGCCCGGGATCGTGGAGGTGTTGGCGGCGCGGTGCCGGCTGCCTGCGCGGTGGCGGTGGCCGACCTCGATCGGGACGACTTCGGCGATGGGCCGCGGCGTCGGTTGCACGCTGACGATTACCTCGGCCGGCGTCGGGTCGACGACCGGCGTGCACGGGCTTACGCGCCTGCGGCGGCCGGACCCGGGAGCGATCGAGGCAGGCGGCTGGACCGGCGTCGATACAGCCTCGGCGGTCGGGGCGACCGACGCGGCTGCCTTGCGGCGGCGACCGCTACCCGCCGGCGCCGCCGGGGGCTCCAGAACTGGTGCTTCGAGGATCGCGGCCTCGGCGGCCGGCGTGGTCACGGGTCGTGCGGCCGGCTTGCGGCGGGTTCCGGGGCCGGCGGCCGGAGCCTCGGCGGGGGCCGTCTCGACGGCCGGAGCGGGGGATTCGACAACCGGCGCCACACGACGCCGCCGACCCGTTCCGGCGGGGGCCGGCGTCGACTCGGCGGTCTGGATCGGTTCCGACGGCGCACGCCTGCGGCGGCCGGCGGGGGTGGCGAGCTGAACTTCGACAGTGGCGCAACGGGAGGCGGCGGGGGTCGGCGCCTCAAGGGTCGCGACCGGCTGGGCGGACGCGGGGATGTCACGCGCGTGTCGGCCAGTCGGCATCCAGTCGACTCCCAGGTAGATGGTCGGATCGCGAGCCACGAACCTGCCTGAAGGTATACGTCCGGGGGTCATTCCCCCACGGACTAGGAGCAAAGAACGCTCAAAGTGACAACACTCTCGGTGTGGCGTGACTTATAGCGACAAATCCTGGCACGATGATCACTGAACGTCACAATTTTACGAGTTACCACCCCTCTCGTTGGGAAATAGCGGGACAAAGTACACCGACACGTGGCAAGCCGCCAACGGTTTCGGTCACAGAGCGTAATGCAACGAGACAGTTGTGACGGTCACTCACGATGCGACTCGCAGCCGTTGTGAACGCTCCAATAAGCTCGCTTGTCGACCGCAGGGAGCACCCCGGTGCCGCCAAACATCGGGGTTCGGCATGCAACGAAGAGGGTGAAGGGGCGCCACGGTGGACCTGTTCGAGTACCAGGCACGGGATCTGTTCGAGAAGCACGGAGTGCCGGTACTGGGCGGCTTGACCGCCGACACGGCCGACGAAGCCCGCGCGGCGGCCGAGAAGCTCGGA
This genomic stretch from Sporichthyaceae bacterium harbors:
- a CDS encoding Ig-like domain repeat protein, coding for MIRTSMPRGLVVLGVLAPVVGLGLAPAANAAGPSNATLSSIVSTSGTVGSSVTDTATLTGATSDASGTILFTLFTGGACGGSVAFQDVEYVSSGAATSAAYTPLAAGTYSFLAVYSGDLKNSGATAACASVTLSKTTPTLSSSPNVTPPGTS
- a CDS encoding Ig-like domain-containing protein; this translates as MGSRPTRLSAARIALCSLLALATGTGVAAAAQITTPGNRSAVGLSGGPASGGTYPVVGTTIRDRATLTGGFHPTGTITFTLYDDPGSCTGGVFQDSETVAPTGTVTSQPYIASVAGTYQWVAAYSGDPNNNAVTGSCSDVSERVTVVPSGSGPGEPGGPGGHGCGDCDHHRGYHQWWRYHRIHHGGHHWWRYHRIHSRPHHWAHRHHHWPWADQF
- a CDS encoding peptidoglycan DD-metalloendopeptidase family protein yields the protein MTTPAAEAAILEAPVLEPPAAPAGSGRRRKAAASVAPTAEAVSTPVQPPASIAPGSGRRRRVSPCTPVVDPTPAEVIVSVQPTPRPIAEVVPIEVGHRHRAGSRHRAANTSTIPGNPALVAGAAAVAIAAVGALATTTGGIGFGTTGTDLAGASTLAMAKLPQAPATDPSAARASRDKARGVLAARLQQQANQSALAKALKLAQLRATRLAALAKEFFLPVHAYHLTAGFGEGGGLWSHGHTGQDFACPTGTQIHALASGTVVFSGWDGAYGWKTIERLADGTEIWYAHQSRIIVHSGPVVAGQLIGLVGSTGNTTGPHLHLEVHPGGGPAVDPMPWLRAHGMHP